Part of the Benincasa hispida cultivar B227 chromosome 11, ASM972705v1, whole genome shotgun sequence genome, CGAAGCTTTGTTTAAATTAGGAGCTTCATTCAAATCAGGAGCTTCGTTTTCTTCTTCGGCTGAAGGCAAAGAAGGACGTCTGCTTTCTGCATGCACAACCTTTGAAGTATTAGCACTGTCTTGGGATTTCGAATAAATATCCTCTTGATTATTTCCAGCGGGAAACCAGATTTGAGGATTCTGTTGGTTCCTAAAATCATGATGAGGCAACAACCAAGAACAAGGTGGTAGTATACACAATGGTGTTCTCGGGCCAGTGACGTCCATAAAGTTTTCTTGTACATGGGAAGAGCCAGACACAGAAACATTATTATTAGCAGGCAAATTAATACTTGACGGGACGACGACAACATTGGGTAGATCATGATAGGGAGTTGTAGGTTGAACCACAGATGGCCAGAAATACGGAAGGCGACTAAGCAAGAAAAGAGGGTAGTTGGTGGGTAAAGGAGGCATCTGAACATGAGATGATCTATTGTTTCCTGGGATCTCCACCTTCGGCTTTACTGCTTCAGCCAACTAGACACAAACGAGCGAGCAAGTGAATTTGTTGGGAGATATGGTAAGACCATGACCACACACACACTTCTTAAATGCAATCCCGTCCTACCTGTTCCTTTAATTCCATGTTAGTAGTCTCCAGAGTTTGGTACTCTTTCAGGGCCAACTCCTTTTCCTTGATTGTTGAAAGATCACAAGATGAAAGGTAAACAAAAATTATGAGACAGAAAAGTTACAGAATATAAATGGGTCCTTTTTTTGGTGGTTTGGGAATAGTATCATTTTCGTGAGTGCCTACCctctttaaattttcattttcccaTGCTAGATCAGCAGCCTTTTTGGTTAACTCCTCGCACAGAGCCTGCATAATAACCAACCAAAATAAACTATTACATGCAAAAGTAATTTGAATAGACCAACGCCGTAACAGGGACTCTCTAATTACTTTTGATGAAAACTgattaacttaaaatttagCTCATCAGTCATCACCATGTATAATACCCAGAAAAATATCCAATCAACCAATTCATATACAAAGACTTTGATCGCTTGTAAAGCAATGATTCAGAATAATTTTATAGCTAATACTTTCTTtgtaataaattaaatcataataGCACACTTAACTGACATTGTTAACCCTTTCTTGATGGTGCGAAGAATAAAAACACCTTGTATTTTGTTTCCCTAGACCAAGTAAGGATGTTAATCTCCCTTGAACTTGATAAGAGGATTAAAGTTGGACTGTGAAGAAGCCGACACCAGTTACATTGCACTGACAATATGAGTATGGTGTACGGTTAATCACAAAGATAACTTCCAAAAGTATAGCAATCAAGTTGAAAAACAAATAACTTCCAACAGTATAGCaatcaagtaaaaaaaaaaaaaaaaaggaaaaaaaaagagttaattttgactgatatttttattatgtttaaaGTAATGTTATATTTTTGGTTTGGAGCCTAAATCTCCTATCTTCTGCGACTATACAAGTAGCCAAAGACATTCACAGATGGTCTAGAGTAAGATATAGATATCCacgaaagaaaagaatgaaaaaaaaaaaaaaaaggaatttcaATAACCTTCATCTTGGATAAACATATTTGTATGATAAAATACCACAATGATGTCCTAGATATGCTAAATATATGATGCATAATTTGAacaataaaactgaaaaatacaTCTCAAGAAGAAATTCTATGAACCTGCCTACGCCGAATTGTCTGCCGGGCTGACTCTCTGTTTGCTAAAATCCTTCGTACTCTCCTTTCTTCCTTCTCAGCCTGAAGAAGAAAGCCGCTTATGAATAGATTGAAACAAAGTAAGTAAATATGTGTAGGAAGAAGAAGTCAGCAATCATAACCTCGGTTAGATTACGTCTTGACCTCCTGCAGCCAAATAACTGGTAGCTTGTAGTGCATGCAGGACTCACTTTACATGATTCGGCCTCCTTGTCCGCCTTTATCAACTCTCCGGTTGTTTCCCACTCAGGGTGGGACTGATTAGTACATTCTTTCTCTGATGGCTGATGTCTTACCACCCCTCTATCCTGCTGCTACAAACAAAAGTAGTTTGTCAAGGCCTGCAGAAGTAACGTAActcttgttttcttttaatatccACGAGTGTTTGAGCTAGCTTGAGTACACGGCATCAGTTCTCATGAGACAATTGCTTGACTTTGTTATATTTGGTTGTCAAGAAAAATTTGTTAAGTTACTTGTAGAATATCAAACACCATGTATGGGCAGCATAGTAATACAACTTTACTCGTTTTGTAGTTTGACATAAGTCATAATAACGGAAACCAGGACCTAATTGGGGAAAACAAATGGAGATGTTGAAAAGACAAGCGAAGAGCTCCACCTTTCTAGTCCAGTCACCAATAATTTGAAGAATATgctaagatttttttaaaaaagaacttGAAGGGTATTCTACAAGTTTCCTTTGCacctaaaaaaaattacaggGTTAGACGAGTTATCCGTAACAATAATGAGGTGCACGTAAGTTTAGCTGAATGAAAA contains:
- the LOC120091090 gene encoding uncharacterized protein LOC120091090 isoform X1, coding for MASSSKCSNGTSCSSLSSSSSSSMLSSKAADQMVKVEIEAAEALAGLAVLAVRETGVQPLETKWGIKGKGKRARKEVKTELPTSGFADSLPSCADLDLRIEQQDRGVVRHQPSEKECTNQSHPEWETTGELIKADKEAESCKVSPACTTSYQLFGCRRSRRNLTEAEKEERRVRRILANRESARQTIRRRQALCEELTKKAADLAWENENLKREKELALKEYQTLETTNMELKEQLAEAVKPKVEIPGNNRSSHVQMPPLPTNYPLFLLSRLPYFWPSVVQPTTPYHDLPNVVVVPSSINLPANNNVSVSGSSHVQENFMDVTGPRTPLCILPPCSWLLPHHDFRNQQNPQIWFPAGNNQEDIYSKSQDSANTSKVVHAESRRPSLPSAEEENEAPDLNEAPNLNKASTPKDHTQNTVGVDVDGFDTNTRAQVRKVLSPVRLECIEPSPAVKQDNGSEDDHCLPSKTCDDLCDFAERRHEPEIVLCKKTIDAMAATEARRRRKELTKLKNLYTRQCRMQS
- the LOC120091090 gene encoding uncharacterized protein LOC120091090 isoform X2; protein product: MASSSKCSNGTSCSSLSSSSSSSMLSSKAADQMVKVEIEAAEALAGLAVLAVRETGVQPLETKWGIKGKGKRARKEVKTELPTSGFADSLPSCADLDLRIEQDRGVVRHQPSEKECTNQSHPEWETTGELIKADKEAESCKVSPACTTSYQLFGCRRSRRNLTEAEKEERRVRRILANRESARQTIRRRQALCEELTKKAADLAWENENLKREKELALKEYQTLETTNMELKEQLAEAVKPKVEIPGNNRSSHVQMPPLPTNYPLFLLSRLPYFWPSVVQPTTPYHDLPNVVVVPSSINLPANNNVSVSGSSHVQENFMDVTGPRTPLCILPPCSWLLPHHDFRNQQNPQIWFPAGNNQEDIYSKSQDSANTSKVVHAESRRPSLPSAEEENEAPDLNEAPNLNKASTPKDHTQNTVGVDVDGFDTNTRAQVRKVLSPVRLECIEPSPAVKQDNGSEDDHCLPSKTCDDLCDFAERRHEPEIVLCKKTIDAMAATEARRRRKELTKLKNLYTRQCRMQS